GTTTAATtcaacagttaaaaaaaaaaaaaaaaggaggatggTGATGTAAAACCAAATCCAACATTCCATCTCAAAACATGCAGGGTAAGACAGAAATCGTTTTATGCTTCATTGAATAAactcaaagacaaaatgtttttcagtaaaatGGGTAAATCTTACCATGAGAAccgacaaaaaaagaaaaacacttcagtCCTTTGTTGTTAATTCAACACACTGTTATTACACAATATGTAACTTGGCCAACCTTCAGCTGTCTTAAGCTGGCAAACAATctaaaaagaaagacatgaCTATAAAAAAATTTGTATTTCCACCACCGTAGCAGGATCCTGCTGATGAACCATCGTTTGAGGTCTTCATTTCCTCTCGTTAGACACGGAACGACTGTAAGACAAATGAATTAGTGAACAAACGCAAAATGGCTGATAGTACGAATATTTTGGCGATAAGATTATGATAATCAATGTCTTAGACTTACCTCCTTGACCGTGAGAAGGATCTTGAACGCTTACGGTTCTTGTCTCTGGAGAGAGACCGATATCTGCGTCTGTCTCTTGACACAGACCTGAtgaacaaaccaaaaaaaacaatgaacatgaattttatcatttattatagAGAAAcatccagtttaaaaaaaaaaagttcctacAAGCTTACCTGCTGCGACTGCGGCTGAGGCTCCTCCTCTTCGGTGATCTGCAGTGTAGgtgaggttaaaaaaaaaaaagaaaaagaaattaggAAAGAGAATTTAACCCTTCCTGTCACTAATGAAACCTTTGGTATTCTTGGCGGTATTCTACGTGGTTACACGTAGTTCCTTGTCTGTTTATATAAGGATCATCTGCATCGATGAGCTGCATCAAGATCAACTCATTAAAAAGGAAACTTTGTCTGATGAGCACCAATCGTGGAGCCAGATCTCAGAATATAGCACAAAATCAGGGCTCGACATTAAGGCTCGTCTGGGACAAACAGCAAGCAAAACATGTTATAACTCAGCTATTCTGACAAGTGGCCAAAACATTCTTGGCTCAACCATCTACTGCAATGCTGCTATAGAAGTGGTTTTAATAACACTGGAGGGACAAAGGATATATATAAAGGTGGTGGCCTATATGGTTGGCCAGGTGGCCTgtgtagaaacagaaaatatgattACCTAGGAAAGTGAAGCACTCTCAGTGAAAGGATATtttaatgggaaaaaaacaagttcacTATCTTCCCAAAAGGATATCTAGATGGCTTAATGTCGAGCCATGAAAATGCACTCAGCAACATCCGATAAATGTAGTTCATTTTTGCAATCAAAACGCTGATGGCAAAGTTCCTTGACCACAACTTTTGATCTTTATATTTTTGCAGCTCTGCACTGAAATTGCTCTAACTTACTAATAACTGCTGAGGGAAAACTGTCAAGCAGCTTTGAAAGCTACATTAAGCATAAAAACTACAAAGAGCAGGATAAAAGCAACTTACTATTTTGGGGGATTTGGACAAGATAGAAATGACGCAAGGAAGCCAGACTGATGGTGAGGGAGGTCGAATTGCAGAGAGGATTTGCCACATGATGCAAATGTTGGAGATATGAAGTTGCTTGGTGGCTGGTTGGAAGGGGTAGTTGTAGATTTTCCCTgccttttttgggggggaaggATGGGAAGGGATGTAAGCCAAGGGCTGTTCCCGTTGACACAGTAGTTGTGTGGAGAATAGAAAGAGTAAAGACGCTGATTGGTTGATAATGTGAAGTGGACCGCTGTTGATTGGGTTAAGgttggaggaagaagaggaggatgctggGAACTGCATGCTCAGGAACCAAAAGGTTGGTGGAACCTGACGACTGGCGGTGCGCCTGGGTCATGTGACAACACCAGCCAAGCTGATTGGGGCTCGCTGGTCAGCAGTCACATGATGCTGAAAGAAGACTAGTTGACTGATTCAGATGGTGAGAAGCGTGGTGGTGACTCTGCAACGGGGTTCAGTTTTATTAATAGATGGCAACTGAactcagagagaaaacaaaatttACACCTGCAGAAAATAATTCTAGAAAGTACctataaaaatgtttgatgGATGATGAAGCGTTAACTATGGCTCTTAATATGTCCTCGTAAAGCAATATCACTGTGGTAGCGCTTAGTCATTTTACAGGCAAACCTTTAACATACCGTTACCGAGTTCATAAATAGCCATGTGCTGATATAAGCTGCCTTTGGAATAGGCTGTCAAACTCTGATACAGATAAATACACCCTTGAAACTGTTAAATAATGCagacagttttttctttttaagtatCACTCCAGTTACTATAGGATTATATTTTATAGCACATTAAGGAAAGTGAGTGACATCAATATCAAATCCTGAAGCAGCCAGATCCAGAGTATCTATTGATGAACTCATTTTGtacataaaattattttattttaccaaCATGATCTGCAACAGTAAGAGTGCTACCAATTTAAGTTTGGCTATAGTGACGACCAGTTTCAAATTTTACTACCTACTTGACTCTGTCTTAAATGTTGACAAAGCTTCATAAAGTCTGAGATCTAAATTGAGAGATTTTTTGCCAAAATGACCAATATTTTgaaggagtaaaaaaaaattatgtctACAGTGTTTGGGGAATTAAACTCTTTGTCATTTGTGCTTTAAAAACTGCAAATGAGACTCCAAAGCAATTAGTTGTCAAGTAGGAAAATACATACCTGCGTCTTACTGGAGGACTACGCCGCCTTAATTCATCACGAGGACGTCTACTCCAGGATGGAGGAGGGCCACGGCTCCTAGAGCGCTTTTCCCCAGTGGACAACTCGACACGCACCCGACAGCCACACAGGTttctaaaacataaaaaaacaaaaaaagagtcaTCACATGAAAGGCAATGTGCAAAAAC
This region of Pempheris klunzingeri isolate RE-2024b chromosome 2, fPemKlu1.hap1, whole genome shotgun sequence genomic DNA includes:
- the srsf3a gene encoding serine/arginine-rich splicing factor 3a; its protein translation is MGDPALHRDCPLDCKVYVGNLGNNGNKTELERAFGYYGPLRSVWVARNPPGFAFVEFEDPRDASDAVRELDGRNLCGCRVRVELSTGEKRSRSRGPPPSWSRRPRDELRRRSPPVRRRSPKRRSLSRSRSRSVSRDRRRYRSLSRDKNRKRSRSFSRSRSRSVSNERK